In Trichoderma breve strain T069 chromosome 4, whole genome shotgun sequence, the following proteins share a genomic window:
- a CDS encoding carboxylesterase family domain-containing protein, with amino-acid sequence MKKAIAWVTLALGLLPISVAAQGQVNVTIPSGTIIGNSIDNIEEFNGIPFADPPVGQLRLRPPQKLSTHLGDFYATGVAKLCPQGPIIRPDDNQSEDCLTVTIHRPSGTKAGDNLPVLFYIFGGGFMIGGTSVSINNPTKFVQASIELGKPFIFAAVNYRVAGWGFMPGSEILREGSANAGLLDQRMGLEWVADNIEAFGGDPSKVTIWGQSSGSISVFDQLILYDGDNTYNGNPLFRAAIMNSGSVTPVDPVDSAKSQALYEHVVREANCEGDDSLACLRGLSHEDFAAAANSVPGLLSYESLALSYLPRPDGKFPAVPMIFASQEDEGTLFSFFQEDMGSTDKITDYLSDLYFHNANKSLVRSFVSTYSERPEDGSPYRTGTIPPLCPYPGKKRIASILGDIVFTLIRRWTLETIDAVHPGLDLWSSFASYDYLLNPLGTKHGSDTTVFFNKTNTYPPTLRGRKYYINFVYNMDPNDGLPVNVTWPKYTEGKQLLWYNLLADTLRTDDFRSNTSDFITDHIDSLRF; translated from the exons ATGAAAAAAGCTATTGCTTGGGTGACTTTGGCCTTGGGCTTGCTGCCAATCTCTGTGGCAGCTCAAGGTCAAGTTAATGTCACCATTCCCTCCGGTACCATCATCGGCAACTCGATTGACAACATCGAGGAATTTAATGGCATCCCGTTCGCCGATCCTCCGGTCGGCCAGTTGCGCCTCAGGCCGCCGCAGAAACTATCAACTCATCTCGGGGATTTCTATGCTACTGGCGTTGCCAAACTTTGTCCCCAAGGCCCCATTATTA GGCCTGACGATAACCAATCCGAGGATTGCTTGACCGTCACTATCCATCGACCCTCCGGCACCAAAGCTGGCGATAACTTGCCAGTGCTCTTCTACATCTTCGGAGGAGGCTTCATGATTGGAGGCACATCGGTGTCCATTAACAACCCTACCAAATTCGTCCAGGCTAGCATCGAACTTGGTAAGCCCTTCATCTTTGCGGCTGTCAACTATCGGGTGGCTGGCTGGGGGTTCATGCCCGGCTCCGAAATCTTGCGCGAGGGAAGTGCCAATGCTGGTCTTCTTGATCAGCGCATGGGCCTGGAATGGGTAGCCGATAATATTGAGGCCTTTGGTGGCGATCCCTCCAAGGTCACCATCTGGGGACAATCCTCTGGCTCAATCTCCGTCTTTGACCAGCTGATTCTCTACGACGGCGACAACACTTACAACGGCAACCCTCTCTTCCGCGCCGCAATCATGAACTCAGGGTCCGTCACTCCTGTTGACCCTGTGGATTCAGCCAAGTCCCAGGCGCTGTATGAGCACGTTGTCAGGGAGGCTAATTGTGAAGGCGACGATTCTTTGGCCTGTCTCCGGGGCCTGTCCCACGAAGATTTCGCCGCGGCTGCCAATTCAGTTCCTGGCCTGCTATCTTACGAATCTCTGGCCCTCTCGTATCTCCCTAGACCAGATG GCAAATTCCCTGCGGTGCCAATGATCTTTGCTTCgcaggaagatgagggaACGTTGTTTAGCTTTTTCCAGGAAGATATGGGCTCAACGGATAAGATCACCGACTACCTCTCAGATCTCTACTTCCACAATGCCAACAAAAGTCTGGTCAGGTCCTTTGTGAGCACTTACAGCGAGCGGCCCGAAGACGGAAGCCCGTATCGCACAGGTACCATCCCGCCCTTGTGCCCCTATCCGGGCAAGAAGAGAATCGCCTCTATCCTTGGCGATATTGTCTTTACCTTGATACGTCGCTGGACGCTGGAAACCATTGACGCAGTTCATCCGGGACTGGATCTTTGGTCGTCATTTGCGTCGTACGATTATCTATTGAACCCTCTTGGGACAAAGCACGGATCAGACACAACTGTGTTTTTCAATAAGACTAACACTTACCCTCCCACACTCAGGGGCCGAAAGTATTACATCAACTTTGTGTACAACATGGATCCCAATGATGGACTTCCTGTAAATGTCACTTGGCCAAAATATACAGAGGGAAAGCAGCTTCTGTGGTACAACTTGTTGGCGGATACCCTTCGGACTGATGATTTCAGGAGCAACACCTCCGATTTCATCACAGATCATATTGATTCACTGAGGTTTTAG
- a CDS encoding dual specificity phosphatase, catalytic domain-containing protein has translation MPSAAARQVYQDQIPTFESVFDLESETMADRDTFTVVGSKFLDVASKTPSPQTSLQACLAPDQSHKHRDSTSTQTSESDDSSPTTTLSTTDSSPLSDPSPSSSPDSPLNLLPLTNFHHSSSFSGPSNPVSLLSISEASALERPMTSPAPRKPRNMKNLSIQPPTAAASSKTMVSEPCSPSFIKPAIPAMKRKPSLLSLKTNASDLIKQTSLEVPASPGMPPILQRRALKHSTSSPSIQSSSLKTSTFGPAGGMTFPKVLERNESGLSEFLRPMKSSMNLTFDAAIMEEENNTPIKTQLASRNDFDEPFRENENNEDQKTPGYPDGPIAIYGDNVYLYLEPTAEEASRFDVVINVAHEVRNPFEAKQEPAKPSLHGPSSRGKGISSNLSPIPDTAVSNSSFSTAWEFQPSDDGAMDTDTPTTPKANPLNVPEYIHIPWDHNTDIAPDLMRLCETIENRTKEGKKVLVHCQQGASRSASLIIAYGLYQNPEFSVNDAYHAAQAKSRWISPNMKLMYSLQDFQKELSKKKSPGSGPYRPRTGRSPSKHRLTLSADAIELPSKEPHTAPLPAENGGSRQGSDIKTPLNILPGNSDDPQTISPGPASAPLTFSWRDSFEKSEPEHMEPEQKKAKQMEPVIREPEPSPRQTRMDFLPPPSPSPFKLQAPPLRPKLKPTASYSTLGLRDYSSSVPLATPGERAVHFSAIFPEDVLMSPKDEEMTNNPMGGFPSIAGMRFIERQEIAGNLFSPRKTTFGRESFFSFGTPTQMDPRSPPTKGEASIIRSIDDIL, from the exons ATGCCATCAGCCGCCGCGCGTCAGGTATACCAGGATCAGATACCGACCTTTGAGTCTGTCTTCGACCTTGAATCTGAGACCATGGCCGACCGCGATACTTTCACAGTTGTTGGATCAAAGTTTCTTGACGTGGCATCTAAAACTCCCTCTCCGCAGACTAGCCTCCAGGCTTGTCTTGCTCCGGACCAAAGTCACAAGCACCGCGACAGCACTTCGACCCAGACCTCGGAATCCGACGACTCCTCTCCCACCACTACGCTTTCCACCACAGACTCTTCGCCTCTTTCAGAtccgtcgccatcatcatcgccggaTTCTCCACTTAACCTACTCCCACTCACCAACTTTCACCACTCTTCAAGCTTTAGTGGCCCGTCAAACCCGGTTTCTCTTCTCAGCATTTCGGAAGCCAGCGCATTGGAGCGGCCCATGACATCTCCAGCGCCGAGAAAGCCAAGGAACATGAAGAATCTCTCAATTCAGCCACCCACGGCAGCGGCCTCGTCCAAGACCATGGTGTCAGAACCTTGCTCTCCATCCTTCATCAAGCCCGCGATTCCCGCCATGAAGAGGAAACCTagccttctcagcctcaaaACCAATGCCTCGGATTTGATCAAACAGACTTCATTGGAAGTACCCGCATCGCCCGGCATGCCCCCGATCCTGCAGCGCCGCGCGCTTAAGCATTCCACCTCATCGCCGTCCATCCAGtcctcctccttgaagaCATCCACGTTTGGGCCGGCTGGAGGAATGACCTTTCCCAAGGTGTTGGAGCGCAACGAGTCGGGATTGTCAGAGTTTTTGCGCCCCATGAAATCTAGCATGAACTTGACATTTGATGCGGCAatcatggaagaagagaacaacACCCCCATCAAGACGCAGCTTGCATCTCGAAATGACTTTGACGAACCCTTCCGTGAGAATGAAAACAATGAAGATCAGAAAACGCCAGGGTATCCCGATGGGCCGATTGCCATTTATGGCGATAATGTCTATCTATATCTCGAGCCTAccgcagaagaagcatctcGATTTGACGTCGTCATCAACGTTGCTCACGAAGTCCGCAACCCCTTCGAAGCCAAGCAAGAGCCGGCTAAGCCTTCATTGCACGGTCCTTCTTCTCGGGGCAAAGGCATTTCATCCAACCTAAGCCCCATCCCGGACACGGCTGTGTCAAACTCTAGCTTTTCTACCGCATGGGAATTCCAGCCTTCCGATGACGGTGCTATGGATACAGATACACCCACAACGCCAAAGGCAAATCCCCTCAATGTACCAGAGTACATTCACATACCATGGGACCACAATACTGATATCGCACCTGATCTTATGCGCCTCTGCGAGACAATTGAGAATCGCAccaaggagggcaagaaggtgCTCGTCCACTGCCAACAGGGAGCTAGCCGTTCCGCTAGTCTCATCATTGCCTATGGCCTGTATCAGAACCCTGAATTTAGTGTCAACGACGCGTATCACGCAGCCCAGGCCAAGAGCCGCTGGATTAGCCCTAACATGAAGCTTATGTATTCACTGCAGGATTTCCAAAAGGAGCtatccaagaagaagtcaCCAGGCTCTGGCCCCTATCGACCTCGAACTGGAAGGAGTCCATCTAAACATAGACTGACCCTATCCGCCGATGCCATCGAACTGCCTTCCAAAGAGCCTCACACCGCGCCTCTACCGGCAGAGAATGGCGGAAGTAGGCAGGGAAGTGACATCAAAACTCCTCTTAACATCCTGCCAGGCAACTCGGATGACCCGCAGACCATTTCTCCTGGACCTGCTTCGGCGCCCCTGACATTCTCCTGGAGAGACAGCTTTGAGAAATCTGAGCCGGAGCATATGGAGCCAGAacagaagaaggcgaagcaGATGGAACCTGTAATCAGAGAGCCAGAGCCTAGCCCACGACAGACAAGAATGGATTTTCTTCCGCcgccctctccctcgccTTTCAAGCTCCAGGCTCCTCCTCTGCGGCCCAA ACTGAAGCCGACAGCATCCTACTCGACTCTCGGGCTTCGGGACTATTCCTCTTCGGTCCCCCTAGCAACTCCTGGCGAAAGAGCCGTTCACTTTTCGGCCATTTTCCCCGAAGATGTCTTGATGTCTCCCAAGGACGAAGAGATGACGAACAATCCGATGGGTGGCTTTCCATCCATCGCTGGAATGAGATTCATCGAGCGACAGGAGATTGCGGGAAACTTGTTTTCCCCACGAAAGACAACGTTTGGCCGGGAGTCGTTCTTCTCGTTCGGTACGCCGACTCAAATGGATCCGCGAAGCCCGCCAACCAAGGGTGAAGCATCGATTATTCGCTCCATTGATGATATCCTATAA